The following are encoded in a window of Pseudomonas sp. St316 genomic DNA:
- a CDS encoding glycosyltransferase family 4 protein yields MMYFWLLFSVAMASLLMTAGLRRYALARSIIDIPNARSSHSIPTPRGGGVAIVVAFLVTLPLLGQLGLVPLDYLVALGGAGALVAIVGFMDDHGHIAARWRLLGHFSAAIWALVWLDGLAPLNLFGFSFDLSWVGHALAAVYLVWLLNLYNFMDGIDGIASVEAVLACVGASVLYVLSGFTGLIWPPLILAAAVLGFLFWNFPPAKIFMGDAGSGFLGIALGIMSLQAAWASPALFWAWLILLGVFIVDATVTLIRRFLRGDKVYEAHRSHAYQFASRRYGRHRPVTLTVAAINVLWLFPMAWCVVMLKLDGLTGLLLAYVPLVVLAFKFKAGQLESA; encoded by the coding sequence ATGATGTACTTCTGGTTGCTTTTCTCTGTCGCGATGGCTTCGCTGCTCATGACGGCAGGCCTTCGTCGCTATGCCTTGGCACGCAGCATCATCGATATTCCGAACGCACGTAGCTCGCACAGCATCCCGACACCCCGGGGAGGGGGCGTGGCAATCGTGGTTGCGTTCCTGGTGACACTGCCGTTGCTGGGCCAACTGGGGTTGGTGCCGCTCGATTATCTGGTGGCTTTGGGGGGGGCTGGTGCGCTGGTCGCCATTGTAGGGTTCATGGATGATCATGGTCATATTGCCGCGCGGTGGCGATTGCTCGGACACTTCAGTGCGGCTATCTGGGCGCTGGTGTGGCTTGATGGCCTGGCGCCCCTGAACCTGTTTGGCTTCAGCTTCGACCTCTCCTGGGTTGGGCATGCTTTGGCCGCTGTTTATCTTGTCTGGCTCCTCAACCTGTATAACTTCATGGACGGCATTGACGGTATCGCCAGTGTAGAGGCGGTGCTAGCCTGCGTCGGAGCAAGCGTGCTCTACGTCTTGTCGGGTTTCACCGGCCTGATCTGGCCGCCGTTGATACTGGCTGCTGCGGTGCTGGGCTTTCTGTTCTGGAATTTCCCACCGGCGAAGATTTTCATGGGGGATGCGGGCAGTGGTTTCCTGGGGATCGCGCTGGGAATCATGTCGTTGCAAGCGGCCTGGGCTTCTCCAGCCTTGTTCTGGGCCTGGTTGATCCTGTTGGGGGTATTTATCGTCGATGCGACAGTCACGCTGATCCGTCGATTCCTGCGGGGTGACAAAGTCTACGAGGCGCACCGCAGCCATGCATATCAGTTTGCCTCGCGTCGTTACGGTCGCCATCGCCCGGTCACGCTGACGGTGGCTGCAATCAATGTGCTGTGGTTGTTCCCCATGGCGTGGTGCGTCGTGATGTTGAAGCTCGATGGGCTGACAGGCCTGTTACTGGCGTACGTGCCGCTGGTGGTGTTGGCCTTCAAGTTCAAGGCGGGGCAATTGGAGAGCGCCTGA
- a CDS encoding SDR family oxidoreductase, whose product MQHSILMTGASGFVGGALLERLHAQAGTSVTAVVRDDRPLPAPANTVRVEAFSPQTQWQPHLANVDTVIHCAARVHVMNDTEADPLAAFRQVNVEGTLNFARQAAEAGVRRFIFISSIKVNGEGTSPGRPYRADDLPAPADPYGVSKHEAEEGLRQLAQATGMDVVIIRPVLVYGPGVKANFLSMMRWLDKGVPLPFGAIDNRRSLVSIDNLVDLIVTCIDHPAAANQTFLVSDGEDLSTTALLSRMAHALGKPARMIPVPSWMLERGASLLGKKALSQRLCGSLQVDIEKNRTLLGWTPPVSVDDSLARTARNFRMNQAK is encoded by the coding sequence CTTGAGCGCCTGCACGCGCAGGCTGGGACGTCGGTGACTGCGGTGGTTCGTGACGACAGGCCGTTACCGGCGCCGGCAAACACGGTACGGGTCGAGGCATTTTCCCCACAGACCCAATGGCAACCGCACCTGGCCAATGTGGATACGGTGATTCATTGCGCCGCGCGCGTGCACGTGATGAATGATACGGAAGCGGATCCACTGGCCGCTTTTCGGCAGGTCAACGTGGAGGGCACGCTCAACTTTGCGCGGCAGGCGGCTGAAGCCGGGGTGCGTCGCTTCATTTTCATCAGTTCCATCAAGGTCAATGGGGAAGGCACTTCGCCTGGCCGTCCTTACCGCGCGGACGATCTGCCTGCACCGGCCGATCCGTATGGTGTGTCCAAGCATGAGGCCGAGGAAGGCCTGCGCCAGCTCGCGCAAGCGACAGGCATGGACGTGGTCATCATCCGGCCTGTCCTGGTGTACGGCCCGGGGGTGAAGGCGAACTTCCTGAGCATGATGCGTTGGCTGGATAAAGGCGTGCCGTTGCCATTCGGCGCCATTGATAACCGTCGCAGCCTGGTGAGTATCGATAACCTGGTCGACCTGATTGTCACGTGCATCGACCATCCGGCAGCCGCGAACCAGACGTTCCTGGTCAGTGACGGGGAAGATCTGTCGACCACGGCCTTGCTCAGCCGGATGGCCCATGCGCTGGGCAAGCCGGCCCGAATGATACCGGTCCCCAGCTGGATGCTCGAGCGGGGTGCCAGCTTGTTGGGTAAGAAAGCACTGTCCCAGCGCTTGTGCGGTTCGCTGCAAGTCGATATCGAAAAAAACCGGACACTATTGGGCTGGACCCCGCCCGTGAGTGTCGATGACTCCTTGGCCAGGACCGCCCGGAATTTCAGGATGAATCAAGCGAAATGA